TTATTAAAGGTATGGATAGTACAAAGGCACTAGTTATTTCAGCACATTTTGACCATATTGGATATCAAGATGGGAAGATAATTAGAGGAGCACTAGATAATGCCTCTGGTGTAGCTACATTAGTGAGAATAACTGATAACTTAAAGAAGAGGTCACAAAATAAAACTTTTAGCCAAGATGTGATCATTGCGTTTTTTAATGGTGAAGAAGAAGCGCAACAAGGAAGCAAAGCCTTTGTTAAAGAAGTAAAAGACAAGTATTCAAGTTTATATGATATAAATATAGACTGTGTTGGTGGAAAAAATGCGGGAAAAATATCTTTAAATAACAGTAGTAATTTATCCAGCAAGTTAACAGAAGCAATGAAAGTTACCTTTAAAAGTAATGGGATGGATTTTTCAGAAGTCAAATTGAAAAATGATACAAGTGATCAAAAAAGTTTTGAAAAAAAGGGAATCCCTAATATCTATATAGGCCAGGATAATTTACAACCATGTATCCATAATCCAAGTGATAATCCAGACACTTTAGATTATAATCAAATAGACAAAGTTGCAGATGTATTAAGTGATTTTATACAGATAAATGATGGGAAGACTTTTGAAAAATAAGTTATAAGTAATTAGTATAAAAAATATCGGTATTTAAAGAGCAATATATTACTATAATCATTAAATAATTCAAGTTAATTCTTATTTTAAAGAGTTAATTTGGATTTTTTTTGTGCTTTAGTGTTCAGAAAATCACCTGCTAAGCAAGTGTCCTGACTTTATTGTAGAGACACAGCAAATGCAGATCACAGAAATTATATAAAGGAAGTATAGTTAATAATGAATTAATCCAAGTGTTTTTCTAGTAAAAATTTGCTATATAAATACAGCAATATAAAATTATAACTCAGCCAATTAGTCTATTTGAAACGTTTACTTAAAACTATATAATTAGCATTGTAAAAGAACTTAATTATAAAAAAAGGGGAGAAATAACATGAAATCTAAAAAAATGATTAAAGTATTAGGCTTAGCATTAAGTGGGGTATTAATATTTTCAGCCCTAACAGGATGTGGAGCAAAAAAAGATGGTCAAGCTGCAAGCAATGGAAATAAGAAAATAAAAATTGGTGTAAGTATGGATGACTTAAGACTTGAAAGATGGCAGCATGATAAAGAAATTTTTGAAGCAGAAGCAAAAAAATTAGGAGCTGATGTTGTTTTCCAATCTGCTAATGGAGATGATCCAACTCAAATGTCTCAAGCAGAAAATCTTATATCTCAAGGTGTAGACGTTTTAGTAATCATACCACATAATGGTGAATCAATTGCACCAATAGTTGATGAAGCACATCAAAATAAAATAAAAGTTTTAGCTTATGACAGACTAATAACAAACAGTGATTTAGATTATTATGTATCTTTTGATAATGTAAAAGTTGGGGAATTACAAGGAAAAGCAATAGTAGATAAAACTCCAAAAGGAAATTACTTTATGATGGGTGGATCTCCAACTGATAATAATGCAAAGTTATTTAGACAAGGACAAATGAATATAGTAAAACCTTTAGTTGATAAGGGTGATATAAAAATAGTTGGAGACCAATGGGCAAAAGACTGGTCAGCAGAAGAGGCTTTGAAGATTATGGAAAATGCTTTAACTGCAAATAACAATAAAATAGATGCAGTAGTAGCTTCAAATGATAGTACTGCAGGTGGAGCTGTTCAAGCTTTACAAGCACAAGGTTTAGCAGGAAAAGTTTCTATTTCAGGACAAGATGCTGATTTAGCTGGATGCCAAAGAGTTGTTGAGGGAACTCAAACAATGACAGTATATAAACCTATAAAGGATATTGCTGCAAAAGCCGCTGAAATGGCAGTAAAGATGGCTAAAGGTGAAGATATTCAAACAAATGGAACAGTAACTAATAATGGTAAGAAGGATGTACCTTCAGTATTACTTACTCCAATAGCAGTTACAGCTGACAATATGATGGCTACAGTTGTAAAAGATGGCTTCCAAAAGTTTGAAGATGTATATAAGAATGTTCCAGCAGATAAAAGACCAAGTAAATAAATAGTATCTTGAGGTTTGAAGGTTACTTCAAACCTCAGTATTAGAGAGGAGACAGGCATTTCATGAGTGAGTATATTTTAGAAATGAAGGATATAGTCAAAGAATTCTTTGGAGTTAAAGCATTAGATGGAGTTAATCTAAAAGTTAAAAAAGGTGAAATTCATGCACTTTGTGGTGAAAATGGTGCTGGAAAGTCTACCCTTATGAAAGTTTTAAGCGGAGAGCATCCAACAGGATCTTATTCAGGACAAATAATCTTTGAAGGTAATGAATTAAATCAAACAGGAATAAAAGATTCAGAGAGAGTTGGTATAGCAATAATTCACCAAGAATTAGCACTTATTAAGCAATTATCCATAGCAGAAAATATTTTTTTGGGAAATGAAATTGGTGAACATGGCCTAGTAAACTTTAGTGAACAATTAAATAAGACCAATGAATTATTGAATAGAGTTAAATTAAATGTTAGTCCTCTAACAAGAGCAGGGGATCTAGGTATTGGACATCAGCAATTAGTTGAAATTGCAAAAGCTTTATCTAAAAATGCAAAATTATTGATTCTTGATGAACCTTCAGCATCTTTAAGTGAAGGTGAAGTAGAAGTTCTAATGGGAATATTAGATGATTTAAGAAAAGATGGCGTTACATGTATATATATTTCACATAAACTTAATGAAGTTACAAGAATTTGTGATAATGTTACTGTAATTAGAGATGGGTCAACAATAGGACAAGTTCCTATTAAAGAGATAGATCAAGATAAATTAGTTCAAATGATGGTTGGAAGGGAAATGAAAAACTTATTTCCAAGAGAAGACCATGAAATTGGTGAAGAATTTTTTGAGGTAAAAAATTTAAATGTTTTTGATCCTTTCAACAAGAGTATTAAAAGGGTAAAAGATGCAAATTTTACATTAAGGCGTGGAGAAATACTTGGGATTTCAGGTTTGGTTGGTTCAGGTAGAACGGAAATGGTAGCAAGCATCTATGGAAGTTTTCAAGGTGTAAATAATGGTGAAATATATCTTGAAGGTAAAAAAGTTAATATAAAAAATCCAAGTGAAGCCTTGAGTAAAGGTATAGCAATGGTTCCAGAAGATAGAAAAAAAGATGGAATAATTGCAGGTATGAGTGTCGCTAAAAATATGACAATGAGTAACCTTTTAAAATATAAAAAGGGACTTAACGTAATAGATAATGATAAAGAAATGATGGATGTTTTAAAACTTATTGAGGATATAAAAATTAAGACTGCAACCACTGAACTTGCTATAAAAAATTTAAGTGGAGGAAATCAGCAAAAAGTAATACTTGCAAAAAACCTTTTAGCTGAACCACAAATATTAATACTTGATGAACCTACTAGAGGAATTGACGTTGGAGCTAAATATGAAATTTATAAATTGATTTTTAAATTAGCTAAACAAGGAATATCAATAATAATGGTTTCGTCAGAATTACCAGAAGTACTTGGAATTAGTGATAGAGTTTTGGTAATGAATGAAGGTGAAATAAAGGCTAGTCTTGATAATGATGGTTTAACTCAAGAAATGATTATGAAATATTCAGTAGGAAAGAAAAGTGAAAATGTAGATGAAAATCATAACGAAGAAATTGTATCTTCTATAGGAGGGGTATAAAATGCAAATAAGTAAAAATAAAAGTATGAGTGTAGAGTCAGAAAAAGGAAATAAATTTGGATTAAATACTATATTTAAGTCTAAGATGACAACAATATTAATAGCAACAGCAGCAATATGGGTGTTATTTACGTTTTTAACAGATGGAAACTTCTTAACAACTAGAAATTTATCAAACTTATTTAGACAAATGTCTATTACAGGAGTTCTTGCCATAGGAATGGTCTTTGTAATAATTTTGGGTGAAATAGATCTTTCAGCTGGGTCAACTCTTGGGCTGTTAGGTGGTATTGCAGCAATTTTAAATGTTTGGTTAGGTTTTTCAGCTATTCCAACAGTAGTTATAACTTTGATACTTGGTGTAATTATGGGAGCATGGAATGGATATTGGATAGCATTTAGAAATGTACCATCCTTTATAGTTACCTTGGCAAGTATGCTTGTTTTTAGAGGTATATTAATAGGTATTACTGGTGGTAACACTGTAGCACCATTAACTCCAGACTTTAAAGCAATAGGGCAAGCTTATCTTCCAACAGCTTTTGGATATATATTAGTTGTATTAGCAGTAGCAGGTGCAGCATATTTAATATTAAATAATAGAAAAAATAAACTTAAATATAATATCGAAGTTAAACCAATGGGAGTTGATATTGCAACTATTGTGGGAATTGGAGTGGTATCTTTAGGATTAGTATTAATTCTTAATGATTATCAAGGCTTTCCAATACCAGCCTTTATAATGTTAGTTCTAGCATTAATACTAGGGTTTGTAGGAACAAAAACTATCTTTGGTAGAAGAGTATATGGAATTGGTGGTAATAGAGATGCCGCAAGACTATCAGGTATAAATGTTAAAAAACATATCATAGTTGTTTATTCAGTATTAGGCTTACTTTGTGCAGTTGCAGGTATATTACTTACAACAAGATTAAATGCAGGTTCAGTATCAGCAGGACAAAATGCAGAAATGGATGCTATAGCATCATGTGTTATTGGAGGTGCAAGTTTAGCTGGTGGTAGTGGTACAGTTGTAGGAGCATTAGTAGGAGCTCTTGTAATGGCAAGTATAGATAATGGTATGAGTATGATGAATACACCAACCTTCTGGCAATATATTGTTAAAGGTTTCATATTACTAATTGCAGTATGGATGGATATATCATCTAAAAATAAAAAATAATTTAGGTTGAAATTATATTAATCATTAATTTTTATAGATAATAAATCAATTTTATAGATATCCAAAGCAAGAATTAGACTTATGTGGTTACTTACCGAAATCCAATACATTTATCTTCCACAGGACTAGTGAAATTTTCGCTGGAAGGTTCTAAGTGTGGGCTTGCCATCATTTCAGCGTGTTCCAGATGTAAAATCCCCAAGGAGAAAGTTCATGTTTCCAAATATAAAATTTGGACATTCACTTTTGGACAAGCTGAAATGAAACAAGTCCCCATTAATAACCTTCATCAGCTCAATTTCACATGCCTGCTCCAGAAAAATGTATCTGATTTCTAGTGTAGTGTTACAATTATAATTTCTTAATGATGCATGAATATTACATTTATCTTCCGCAGCACTTAAATCAGTTAACAATTAACAGTTATCAGTTGAGGAAGAAAAGCTAATAGTTTTTCTTAAATTATACATTTTCTAAATCTTTAAAGAGATTTAATATGTAACTCATAACTCATAACTGATTCCAAGCCTGCTCCAGAAAAAATGTATCATATTTCTAGTGTAGTTTAGTAATTTTAATTTCTCAAGAGCGTATACGCATTCCATTTATAAGTTTGAGTATTAATTTGGATATCTATAATTTAGAAAATTAGTGGAGTTTATTTGATTATAAGCTAAAAAATAAGGAGATGTACTTATGTGCTGGTTTAGGCATTTAAAGATATCACAAAAATTAATATCAGCTTTTATGGTAATTGCAATTTTAATGGGTGTTGTTGGATACATTGGAATATATAATATGAATAAGATCAATTCTAATGCTGTTACTATGCATGATTATAATTTAGAAAAAATAAAATATTTAACAACAATCAAGCAAAATTTTACAGATATTAGAGCTGGCTTATTAGAGATTGTGTATCAAGACAAATATGAAAAAAAAGATGTTTTAGAAAAGGAGATATATTCATTTATTAATGAAAACTATATCCAAATTGATAAATATGAAAGTTCATTACTTTCAAAGGCAGACGAAGCAACATTTTCAGAATTGAAGGAAAATGTAAGTGTTTATTTAACAGCATGTAATAAAGTAATTAATTATGTTAATGAAAATAACTATAAGGATGCAGAAGCTAGTATAGTTGGTGTTACTGAAGCTAGGAAAAAGATATATACAAATTTGAGTGATTTAATAGAAAAAAATAATCTGGAAGCAGATAGCTTTAATGAAGCAAACAATTCAACTTACACAGTATCATTCTATCTTGCAATTTGTATAGTGATATTGGGCTTTATAAGTGCAGTTTCTTTAGGATCATTAATATCAATATCTCTTTCAAGGCAAGTTAATAAAGTATTAGCATTTGCTGAAGCACTTGAAGGTGGGGATTTAACCAAAGGAATACAAATTAATTCAAGAGATGAAATAGGAAAACTTTCAAAAGGCTTAAATAATGCTAATGAAAGTATAAAAAAATTGATTGTTAAAGTAATTAACAGAGCTAAAGATATAAATTCAGCTACTGAGGAATTATCTGCAACAACAGAAGAAATCTCACTTAAAATGGGAAATGTTAATAAATCAGTTGAACAAATATCTAATGGAACACAAGAATTAAGTACTACCGCTAAAGAAGTAACAGCTTCAACGAAAGAAATAAGTGTTACTACAAATATACTTGCACAAAATGCAAACGAAGCAGAAATATCTATAAAAGAAATACATAAGAGTGCTATTGATATAAAAGAAAAAGCATTAAATAATATTGAAAAAAGCAATGTTATTTATAATGAAAATCGTATAAGCATTATGAAAGCTATAGAAGATTCAAAAATAGTTGAAGAAGTTAAAATGATGACTATTTCTATTGGAGAGATAGCAGAGCAAACTAATTTACTTGCATTGAACGCAGCAATAGAGGCTGCAAGAGCAGGTGATCAAGGTAAAGGGTTTGCAGTGGTGGCAGAAGAAGTTAAAAAATTAGCAGAACAATCCTCAAAAGCAGTTGCTAAAATTCATGATATGGTTTTACAAGTTCAAGCTGCTTTTAAAAGTCTGTCCAAAAGTGGACAAGATGTACTTGAGTTTATGTCAGCAGATGTTAAACCTACTTATGAACTGCTTATGAATATAGGACTTAAATATGAGAAGGATGCTGAATTTATGCATAGCCTAATAGGAAATTTTGCTGAGTCATCAAAACAAATTGATGATGTAGTGATGCAAGTAAGAAGTTCAATAGAAAATTTATTTGGAGTTGCTCAAGAATCAAAAATTAGTACTGAGGAAATATCTAATAATATTAATGAAATCACAATAGCTATAGCAGATGTTGCAAAATCATCTGAAGATCAATTAGAGCTTTCATATGAACTTAATAAAATGGTTCAAAAATTTAAAATAAATTTATTATGAAAAAGTTTACTTAAATATATTGACTTAAGACAAAAATGGAAGTAAAATAAACTTATTAAAATACATTTAAAAAGTTATTTAAAAATATTTTTAATTATAAATTATAAAATGAGGAGGCTATTACAATGAAAGAATATTTTGGAAATGTTTCAAAAATAAATTACGAAGGACCTGGTTCTAAAAACCCTTATTCATTTAAATATTATAATCCAGATGAAGTAATTGGCGGCAAGACAATGAAGGAACATCTAAGATTCTCCTTATCTTATTGGCACACATTAACTGCTAATGGAGCGGATCCATTTGGAGCTGGAACTATGCTTCGTCCATGGGATGATATAACAAATGAAATGGATTTAGCTAAAGCCAGAATGGAAGCAGCCTTCGAGTTGATGGATAAATTGAATATAGAATATTTTTGTTTCCATGATAGAGATATTGCTCCAGAAGGAAAAACTCTACAAGAAACTAATGAAAATTTAGATGAAATAGTCGCATATTGTAAAGAGTTAATGAAGAAATACAATAAAAAACTTTTATGGGGAACAGCAAATTGCTTCACAAACCCAAGATATGTTCATGGTGCAGGAACTAGCTGTAATGCGGATGTATTTGCTTATGCAGCAGCACAAATTAAGAAAGCTCTTGAAGTAACAAAAGAATTAGGCGGAGAAAATTATGTTTTCTGGGGCGGACGTGAAGGTTATGAAACATTATTAAATACTGATATGGGCTTAGAATTAGATAACTTTGCTAGATTACTTCAAATGGCAGTTGATTATGCTAAAGAAATAGGCTTTACAGGTCAATTCTTAATAGAACCAAAACCAAAGGAACCAACAAAACACCAATATGACTTTGACACTGCAACAGTTTTAGGTTTCCTTAAAAAGTATAATCTTGACAAATATTTTAAAGTTAATATAGAAGCAAACCATGCTACTTTAGCACAACATACTTTCCAACATGAACTTAATTTTGCAAGAATTAATAATTTCTTAGGAAGTATAGATGCTAATCAAGGAGATCCGATGCTTGGATGGGATACAGATCAATTCCCTACAAACATATATGATGCAACTTTAGCTATGTATGAAATACTTAAAAATGGTGGACTTGCTCCAGGTGGAGTTAACTTTGATGCAAAAGTTAGAAGAGCATCCTTTGAAAAAGAAGATTTATTTTTAGCTTATATAGCTGGAATGGATACTTTTGCTAAAGGCTTAAAAGTAGCTCACAAGCTATTAGAAAATGGCGAATTAGAGAACTTCATAAAGAATAAATATGCAAGCTTTAGCGAAGGAATTGGTAAGGAAATAGTTGAAGGTAAAGTTGGTCTTAAAGAATTAGAAGCATATGCATTGAAAAACAATGAAATTACTAATAAATCAGGAAGACAAGAATTACTAGAAGCTATAGTTAATCAATATATATTTGAAGATTAATACAATTAAAAGTTGTAAATTTTGATTTAAGAAAATCTGTAAGGATCTCTTGATTAATTGAGAATTAATATTTGAAAATTATTACTTAGAACTTATTTATAAGTTCTAAGTAATCTTACACATCTCAATTCAAGAAATCCTGAACGGATTTCCACATTAATTGGTAATTGACAATTGAATATTGATAATTGGAAGAAATACTAAATAAATTATTTATAAATTAGGAGAGATTTTCTATGAGATATTTACTTGGCTTAGATATTGGTACATCCGGGACTAAAACAGCTTTATTTGATGAAGCAGGAAATACAATAAAGACAGCTACCTTTGGTTATGATTTATTTCAGCCACAAGTAGGCTGGGCAGAGCAAAATCCAGATGACTGGTGGGAAGCTTGTGTTAAAGGAATAAAGGCAGTTATTGAAAAAAGTGGTGTACAAGCCTCTGATATTAAAGGTATTGGCTTAAGTGGCCAAATGCATGGACTTGTCCTTGTAGATAAGGCTCACAAGGTAATAAGAAATTCTATAATTTGGTGTGATCAAAGAACAGAAAAAGAGTGCGATTACATGACAGAAGTTATAGGTAAAGAAAGATTGATTAAAATAACAGGAAATCCTGCCTTAACTGGATTTACCCTTTCAAAATTATTATGGGTTAGAAATAATGAACCTGAAAATTATGAAAAGATATATAAAATTCTTTTACCAAAGGATTATATTAGACTTAAATTAACAAATGTTTTTGCAACAGAAGTTTCTGATGCCAGTGGAATGCAGATGTTAGATATCAATACTAGAAATTGGAGTGATGAACTGCTTAAAGATTTAAATATTGATAAGAATATTTTAGCAGACGTTTATGAATCAGTAGTGGTTAGTGGAAAAGTTACAGAAGAAGTAGCTAAGTTAACTAACTTAGCAGTGGATACTCCAGTAGTTGGTGGTGCAGGTGACCAAGCAGCAGGAGCTATAGGAAATGGAATAGTAAGTGAAGGAATAATATCAACTACTATAGGTACTTCAGGAGTAGTATTTGCAGCAACAGATACACCAAGATTTGATAAGGAAGGAAGAGTTCATACTTTATGTCATGCAGTACCAGGAAAATGGCATGTAATGGGAGTAACTCAAGGAGCAGGCCTATCCTT
The window above is part of the Clostridium saccharoperbutylacetonicum N1-4(HMT) genome. Proteins encoded here:
- a CDS encoding M28 family metallopeptidase, whose translation is MIVIKNKFSILISILIVLNITGCSVSRNIHASERKEDSLSKEVVEEEKSTHIPDTKEIIYTLCSDDFGGRLVGSEGNKKAENYIIGILKDLKLESLFAGEYYELYTQEVYKKYGLINDNDKPETKEIHNLVGIIKGMDSTKALVISAHFDHIGYQDGKIIRGALDNASGVATLVRITDNLKKRSQNKTFSQDVIIAFFNGEEEAQQGSKAFVKEVKDKYSSLYDINIDCVGGKNAGKISLNNSSNLSSKLTEAMKVTFKSNGMDFSEVKLKNDTSDQKSFEKKGIPNIYIGQDNLQPCIHNPSDNPDTLDYNQIDKVADVLSDFIQINDGKTFEK
- the xylF gene encoding D-xylose ABC transporter substrate-binding protein, encoding MKSKKMIKVLGLALSGVLIFSALTGCGAKKDGQAASNGNKKIKIGVSMDDLRLERWQHDKEIFEAEAKKLGADVVFQSANGDDPTQMSQAENLISQGVDVLVIIPHNGESIAPIVDEAHQNKIKVLAYDRLITNSDLDYYVSFDNVKVGELQGKAIVDKTPKGNYFMMGGSPTDNNAKLFRQGQMNIVKPLVDKGDIKIVGDQWAKDWSAEEALKIMENALTANNNKIDAVVASNDSTAGGAVQALQAQGLAGKVSISGQDADLAGCQRVVEGTQTMTVYKPIKDIAAKAAEMAVKMAKGEDIQTNGTVTNNGKKDVPSVLLTPIAVTADNMMATVVKDGFQKFEDVYKNVPADKRPSK
- a CDS encoding xylose ABC transporter ATP-binding protein, with amino-acid sequence MSEYILEMKDIVKEFFGVKALDGVNLKVKKGEIHALCGENGAGKSTLMKVLSGEHPTGSYSGQIIFEGNELNQTGIKDSERVGIAIIHQELALIKQLSIAENIFLGNEIGEHGLVNFSEQLNKTNELLNRVKLNVSPLTRAGDLGIGHQQLVEIAKALSKNAKLLILDEPSASLSEGEVEVLMGILDDLRKDGVTCIYISHKLNEVTRICDNVTVIRDGSTIGQVPIKEIDQDKLVQMMVGREMKNLFPREDHEIGEEFFEVKNLNVFDPFNKSIKRVKDANFTLRRGEILGISGLVGSGRTEMVASIYGSFQGVNNGEIYLEGKKVNIKNPSEALSKGIAMVPEDRKKDGIIAGMSVAKNMTMSNLLKYKKGLNVIDNDKEMMDVLKLIEDIKIKTATTELAIKNLSGGNQQKVILAKNLLAEPQILILDEPTRGIDVGAKYEIYKLIFKLAKQGISIIMVSSELPEVLGISDRVLVMNEGEIKASLDNDGLTQEMIMKYSVGKKSENVDENHNEEIVSSIGGV
- a CDS encoding sugar ABC transporter permease; the encoded protein is MQISKNKSMSVESEKGNKFGLNTIFKSKMTTILIATAAIWVLFTFLTDGNFLTTRNLSNLFRQMSITGVLAIGMVFVIILGEIDLSAGSTLGLLGGIAAILNVWLGFSAIPTVVITLILGVIMGAWNGYWIAFRNVPSFIVTLASMLVFRGILIGITGGNTVAPLTPDFKAIGQAYLPTAFGYILVVLAVAGAAYLILNNRKNKLKYNIEVKPMGVDIATIVGIGVVSLGLVLILNDYQGFPIPAFIMLVLALILGFVGTKTIFGRRVYGIGGNRDAARLSGINVKKHIIVVYSVLGLLCAVAGILLTTRLNAGSVSAGQNAEMDAIASCVIGGASLAGGSGTVVGALVGALVMASIDNGMSMMNTPTFWQYIVKGFILLIAVWMDISSKNKK
- a CDS encoding methyl-accepting chemotaxis protein, whose protein sequence is MCWFRHLKISQKLISAFMVIAILMGVVGYIGIYNMNKINSNAVTMHDYNLEKIKYLTTIKQNFTDIRAGLLEIVYQDKYEKKDVLEKEIYSFINENYIQIDKYESSLLSKADEATFSELKENVSVYLTACNKVINYVNENNYKDAEASIVGVTEARKKIYTNLSDLIEKNNLEADSFNEANNSTYTVSFYLAICIVILGFISAVSLGSLISISLSRQVNKVLAFAEALEGGDLTKGIQINSRDEIGKLSKGLNNANESIKKLIVKVINRAKDINSATEELSATTEEISLKMGNVNKSVEQISNGTQELSTTAKEVTASTKEISVTTNILAQNANEAEISIKEIHKSAIDIKEKALNNIEKSNVIYNENRISIMKAIEDSKIVEEVKMMTISIGEIAEQTNLLALNAAIEAARAGDQGKGFAVVAEEVKKLAEQSSKAVAKIHDMVLQVQAAFKSLSKSGQDVLEFMSADVKPTYELLMNIGLKYEKDAEFMHSLIGNFAESSKQIDDVVMQVRSSIENLFGVAQESKISTEEISNNINEITIAIADVAKSSEDQLELSYELNKMVQKFKINLL
- the xylA gene encoding xylose isomerase, which codes for MKEYFGNVSKINYEGPGSKNPYSFKYYNPDEVIGGKTMKEHLRFSLSYWHTLTANGADPFGAGTMLRPWDDITNEMDLAKARMEAAFELMDKLNIEYFCFHDRDIAPEGKTLQETNENLDEIVAYCKELMKKYNKKLLWGTANCFTNPRYVHGAGTSCNADVFAYAAAQIKKALEVTKELGGENYVFWGGREGYETLLNTDMGLELDNFARLLQMAVDYAKEIGFTGQFLIEPKPKEPTKHQYDFDTATVLGFLKKYNLDKYFKVNIEANHATLAQHTFQHELNFARINNFLGSIDANQGDPMLGWDTDQFPTNIYDATLAMYEILKNGGLAPGGVNFDAKVRRASFEKEDLFLAYIAGMDTFAKGLKVAHKLLENGELENFIKNKYASFSEGIGKEIVEGKVGLKELEAYALKNNEITNKSGRQELLEAIVNQYIFED
- the xylB gene encoding xylulokinase; this translates as MRYLLGLDIGTSGTKTALFDEAGNTIKTATFGYDLFQPQVGWAEQNPDDWWEACVKGIKAVIEKSGVQASDIKGIGLSGQMHGLVLVDKAHKVIRNSIIWCDQRTEKECDYMTEVIGKERLIKITGNPALTGFTLSKLLWVRNNEPENYEKIYKILLPKDYIRLKLTNVFATEVSDASGMQMLDINTRNWSDELLKDLNIDKNILADVYESVVVSGKVTEEVAKLTNLAVDTPVVGGAGDQAAGAIGNGIVSEGIISTTIGTSGVVFAATDTPRFDKEGRVHTLCHAVPGKWHVMGVTQGAGLSLNWFKRTFCAKEVEESEKAGVDIYDLLTEKAAKSKPGSNGIVYLPYLMGERTPHIDPNVKGAFLGVSLINNHDDFVRSILEGVSFSLKNCLDLIEDMKVNIEEIRVSGGGAESSVWRQILADIFGYALTTVKASEGGALGVAILAGVGAGIYDSVEDACSKIVKGNLKVEPNADLKEVYTKVYEVYNSAYPRIKDI